From Methylobacterium radiodurans, a single genomic window includes:
- a CDS encoding Fur family transcriptional regulator — MHGHEHGAGHHHAHGFDVVARAEEICRARDLQFTRLRRDVLETVAAAQGPLGAYDIAERLSVPGRRVAAVSVYRALDFLTDLNLVHRIASRNAFVSCAHEHGAGEGLVFLICRTCGGIGETTAPEIEAGLDRALDRAGFKPASRIVEVEGECGACRERQG, encoded by the coding sequence ATGCACGGGCACGAGCACGGTGCCGGCCACCACCACGCGCACGGCTTCGACGTCGTCGCGCGCGCCGAGGAGATCTGCCGGGCGCGCGACCTTCAGTTCACACGCCTGCGCCGCGACGTGCTGGAGACGGTGGCGGCGGCGCAGGGGCCGCTCGGGGCCTACGACATCGCCGAGCGGCTGAGCGTGCCGGGCCGGCGGGTCGCCGCGGTCTCGGTCTACCGCGCGCTCGACTTCCTGACGGATCTGAACCTCGTCCACCGGATCGCCAGCCGCAACGCCTTCGTCTCCTGCGCGCACGAGCACGGGGCCGGGGAGGGGCTGGTCTTCCTGATCTGCCGCACCTGCGGCGGCATCGGCGAGACCACGGCGCCGGAGATCGAGGCGGGGCTCGACCGGGCCCTCGACCGGGCCGGCTTCAAGCCGGCGAGCCGGATCGTCGAGGTGGAGGGCGAGTGCGGGGCCTGCCGGGAGCGGCAGGGGTAG
- a CDS encoding metal ABC transporter ATP-binding protein produces MSAPLRASPGLQAPPGAIRLAGLTLGYDRHPAVHHLDGTIPAGDMLAVVGPNGAGKSTLLKGLVGEIPCLDGAILRGVPREAVAYLPQADEIDRSFPLSVLDLASMGLWRRAGAWRSLGRSRGAVLDALGAVGLSGFEGRAIGTLSGGQFQRVLFARLILQDAAVILLDEPFTGIDARTVDDLVGLIGRWHAQGRTVVAALHDFAQVRAHFPRTLLIAREPVAWGPTETVLTPQNLARAARLSEAWDEAAAVCARGHDHAPAEPATVQGTVQETVHGHDHGHDHGHAHDQGHAHEGHAHAGHRHGSAA; encoded by the coding sequence GTGAGCGCGCCGCTCCGGGCCTCACCGGGCCTTCAAGCCCCGCCGGGCGCGATCCGGCTCGCCGGGCTCACCCTCGGCTACGACCGGCACCCGGCGGTGCACCACCTCGACGGTACGATCCCCGCGGGCGACATGCTGGCGGTGGTGGGCCCCAACGGGGCCGGCAAATCGACCCTCCTGAAGGGCCTCGTCGGCGAGATCCCGTGCCTCGACGGCGCGATCCTGCGCGGCGTGCCCCGCGAGGCCGTCGCCTACCTGCCGCAGGCCGACGAGATCGACCGCAGCTTCCCGCTGAGCGTGCTCGACCTCGCCAGCATGGGGCTGTGGCGGCGGGCCGGCGCGTGGCGCAGCCTCGGCCGGAGCCGCGGCGCGGTGCTCGACGCGCTGGGCGCGGTCGGCCTCTCGGGCTTCGAGGGGCGGGCCATCGGCACGCTGTCGGGTGGGCAGTTCCAGCGCGTGCTCTTCGCCCGGCTGATCCTGCAGGACGCGGCCGTGATCCTCCTGGACGAGCCCTTCACCGGCATCGACGCGCGCACCGTCGACGACCTCGTCGGGCTGATCGGGCGCTGGCACGCGCAGGGACGCACGGTCGTGGCGGCGCTGCACGATTTCGCGCAGGTGCGGGCGCATTTCCCCCGCACCCTGCTCATCGCCCGCGAGCCCGTGGCCTGGGGGCCGACCGAGACGGTGCTGACGCCGCAGAACCTCGCCCGGGCCGCCCGCCTCTCCGAGGCCTGGGACGAGGCCGCCGCCGTGTGCGCGCGGGGCCACGATCACGCCCCGGCGGAGCCCGCGACCGTGCAGGGGACCGTGCAGGAGACCGTGCATGGGCACGATCATGGCCATGATCATGGGCACGCCCACGACCAGGGTCACGCGCACGAGGGCCACGCGCATGCCGGACACCGGCACGGGAGCGCGGCGTGA
- a CDS encoding metal ABC transporter permease has translation MRRALVGCLALSLSAPPLGVFLMLRRMSLMSEAMSHAILPGAAVGFLVAGLSLPAMTLGGLVAGLAVALLAGFVTRSTVLREDASLAAFYLISLAAGVLLVSLRGSQIDLLHILFGTVLALDDPALWLLGGISTLTLFALALLYRPLVMECVDPLFLRTVSRAGGPAHYAFLGLVVVNLVAGFQALGTLLAVGLMLLPAIAARFWARGLSGLIPVSMLVGALSSVIGLALSYRFDLPSGPAIVLAAGALYAVSLVAGPQGGLAWRLVRARHLEA, from the coding sequence ATGCGCCGGGCCCTGGTCGGCTGCCTCGCGCTCTCGCTCTCGGCGCCGCCGCTGGGCGTCTTCCTGATGCTGCGGCGCATGAGCCTGATGAGCGAGGCGATGAGCCACGCGATCCTGCCCGGGGCGGCAGTCGGCTTCCTCGTGGCCGGCCTGTCGCTGCCCGCGATGACGCTCGGGGGCCTCGTGGCGGGCCTGGCGGTGGCGCTACTCGCCGGGTTCGTCACGCGCTCGACGGTGCTGCGCGAGGACGCGAGTCTGGCAGCCTTCTACCTGATCTCGCTGGCGGCCGGCGTCCTCCTCGTGTCGCTGCGCGGCTCGCAGATCGATCTCCTGCACATCCTGTTCGGCACGGTGCTGGCCCTCGACGATCCCGCCCTGTGGCTTCTCGGCGGGATCAGCACGCTCACGCTCTTCGCGCTCGCCCTGCTCTACCGGCCGCTGGTGATGGAGTGCGTCGATCCGCTCTTCCTGCGGACCGTGAGCCGGGCCGGCGGGCCGGCGCACTACGCCTTCCTGGGGCTCGTGGTGGTCAACCTCGTGGCCGGCTTCCAGGCGCTCGGCACGCTGCTCGCCGTCGGGCTGATGCTGCTGCCGGCCATCGCCGCCCGGTTCTGGGCGCGCGGCCTGAGCGGCCTGATCCCGGTCTCGATGCTGGTAGGCGCCCTGTCGAGCGTGATCGGCCTCGCCCTCTCCTATCGCTTCGACCTGCCGAGCGGCCCGGCCATCGTGCTGGCGGCGGGCGCCCTCTACGCCGTCTCCTTGGTCGCCGGTCCGCAGGGCGGCCTCGCCTGGCGCCTCGTGCGGGCGCGGCACCTGGAGGCCTGA
- a CDS encoding App1 family protein, producing MVRSRLYKVTRGTLRLLSRPVRRAQGRGGIVLEPYRGYGSCDEIFLIGRVFRQSRPAPDADRDSLRDLWRDVGRRIARRAVRGAAVTARFGGTEQRVATDRDGYFRIHLKPRAMPDCADPWRAVGLTLDAEPPVEARAEVYVPPAHARFAVVSDIDDTVMHTGVANKLVMLWRLFVEDAESRTAFPGVATLYRALHDGADGEQNPMLYVSRAPWGLYDVLSEFFARHAIPAGPVLFLREWGLSWTHPLPRRAEDHKRILIGNMLALYRDLPFVLIGDSGQHDPEVYAEVVAAHPGRVRAVYIRNVSADAARIAEIERIAAGVTAAGASFVLAPDSVAMAEHAAGLGLIAHDAVATVRAEREAAPPEPATGPLPGVLRPTEVPPTVVIEPEGGRRL from the coding sequence ATGGTGCGGTCGAGGCTCTACAAGGTTACCCGGGGCACGCTGCGGCTGCTGTCGCGCCCGGTGCGGCGGGCGCAGGGCCGGGGCGGGATCGTGCTGGAGCCCTATCGCGGCTACGGCTCCTGCGACGAGATCTTCCTGATCGGCCGCGTCTTCCGGCAATCCCGGCCCGCCCCCGACGCCGACCGCGATTCGCTGCGCGACCTCTGGCGCGACGTCGGCCGCCGGATCGCCCGGCGCGCGGTCCGTGGGGCGGCCGTCACCGCCCGGTTCGGAGGCACCGAGCAGCGCGTCGCGACCGACCGGGACGGCTATTTCCGCATCCACCTGAAGCCCCGTGCGATGCCGGATTGCGCGGACCCCTGGCGCGCGGTCGGCCTGACGCTCGACGCCGAGCCCCCGGTCGAGGCGCGGGCGGAGGTCTACGTGCCGCCGGCCCACGCGCGCTTCGCGGTGGTCAGCGACATCGACGACACGGTGATGCACACGGGCGTGGCCAACAAGCTGGTGATGCTCTGGCGCCTGTTCGTGGAGGATGCGGAGAGCCGCACCGCCTTCCCGGGCGTCGCCACGCTCTACCGGGCCCTGCACGACGGCGCGGACGGCGAGCAGAACCCGATGCTCTACGTCTCGCGGGCTCCCTGGGGTCTCTACGACGTGCTGAGCGAGTTCTTCGCCCGCCACGCGATCCCCGCCGGGCCGGTGCTCTTCCTGCGGGAATGGGGCCTGTCCTGGACCCACCCGCTGCCGCGCCGGGCCGAGGACCACAAGCGCATCCTGATCGGCAACATGCTGGCGCTCTACCGCGACCTGCCCTTCGTGCTGATCGGCGACAGCGGCCAGCACGACCCGGAGGTGTACGCCGAGGTGGTGGCCGCGCATCCGGGCCGGGTGCGGGCCGTCTACATCCGCAACGTCTCGGCGGATGCCGCGCGCATCGCCGAGATCGAGCGCATCGCGGCGGGCGTGACGGCGGCCGGAGCGAGCTTCGTGCTGGCGCCCGACAGCGTGGCGATGGCCGAACACGCGGCCGGCCTCGGCCTGATCGCGCACGACGCGGTGGCGACGGTGCGGGCCGAGCGCGAGGCCGCACCGCCCGAGCCCGCGACCGGCCCGCTGCCGGGCGTCCTGCGCCCGACGGAGGTCCCGCCCACGGTGGTGATCGAGCCGGAAGGCGGACGGCGTCTCTGA
- a CDS encoding SfnB family sulfur acquisition oxidoreductase, which yields MNIAVNAGTLAGTLAETPRPVPGRPRPAEPAHVIRDDAEAIRVAENLADAFRAGASERDRTGARPAEELDAFSQSGLWSINVPRAHGGPGVSYATLARVVAIVSAADPSIGQIAQNHLGIVAAIDTVSDPEQKALLFGEVLRGSRFGNAFSERGTKRAADFETRFTDAGDHVVVRGQKFYCTGALLAHLVPIVATDPEGRAWYAIAERDAPGLSVIDDWSAFGQRGTASGTVLIEDVRVPKTHLVPAWKGYERPTADGAIFQIIQAAVDAGIARAALDDTIDFVRTKARPWIDSGQERASDDPYTVQAVGELTIRLHAAEALLERAGRAIDAAVATPEAESVAAAQLATAEAKVLTTEVALAASNKLFELAGTRSTLAEHNLDRHWRNARTHTLHDPVRWKYAIVGNHALNGVNPPFHAWS from the coding sequence ATGAACATCGCCGTCAATGCCGGAACTCTGGCCGGCACGCTCGCCGAGACCCCGCGGCCGGTGCCGGGCCGTCCGCGCCCGGCCGAGCCCGCCCACGTCATCCGCGACGACGCGGAGGCGATCCGGGTCGCCGAAAACCTCGCCGACGCCTTCCGGGCCGGCGCCTCCGAGCGCGACCGCACCGGCGCGCGCCCGGCCGAGGAGCTCGACGCCTTCTCGCAGAGCGGGCTCTGGTCGATCAACGTGCCGCGGGCCCATGGCGGGCCGGGCGTGTCCTACGCGACGCTGGCGCGGGTGGTTGCCATCGTCTCGGCGGCCGACCCGTCGATCGGCCAGATCGCCCAGAACCATCTCGGCATCGTGGCAGCGATCGACACGGTCTCCGACCCCGAGCAGAAGGCGCTGCTTTTCGGCGAGGTTCTGCGCGGCAGCCGCTTCGGCAACGCCTTCTCGGAGCGCGGCACCAAGCGGGCCGCCGATTTCGAGACGCGCTTCACCGACGCGGGCGACCACGTCGTGGTGCGGGGGCAGAAATTCTACTGCACGGGCGCGCTGCTCGCCCATCTCGTGCCGATCGTCGCGACCGACCCGGAGGGCCGCGCCTGGTACGCCATCGCCGAGCGGGACGCACCCGGCCTCTCGGTCATCGACGATTGGTCGGCCTTCGGGCAGCGCGGAACCGCGAGCGGTACGGTGCTGATCGAGGACGTGCGCGTGCCGAAGACCCATCTGGTTCCGGCCTGGAAGGGCTACGAGCGGCCCACCGCCGACGGGGCGATCTTCCAGATCATCCAGGCGGCGGTCGATGCGGGCATCGCCCGGGCGGCCCTCGACGACACGATCGACTTCGTGCGGACGAAGGCACGGCCCTGGATCGACAGCGGGCAGGAGCGGGCCTCGGACGATCCCTACACGGTCCAGGCGGTGGGCGAGCTGACCATACGCCTCCACGCCGCAGAGGCCCTGCTGGAGCGGGCGGGGCGCGCCATCGACGCGGCGGTGGCGACGCCCGAGGCTGAGAGCGTCGCGGCGGCCCAGCTCGCCACCGCGGAAGCGAAGGTGCTCACCACCGAGGTGGCGCTCGCGGCTTCCAACAAGCTGTTCGAGCTTGCCGGCACCCGCTCGACGCTGGCCGAGCACAACCTCGACCGACACTGGCGCAACGCCCGCACCCACACCCTGCACGACCCGGTGCGCTGGAAATACGCCATCGTCGGCAACCACGCGCTGAACGGCGTGAACCCGCCCTTCCACGCCTGGAGCTGA
- the sfnG gene encoding dimethylsulfone monooxygenase SfnG: MAVSTRGSEPIRFAYWVPNVSGGLVISKIPQRTSWDADYNRRLAQIAEAAGFDYALTQIRFTAGYGAEYQHESVAFSHALLAATSRLKVIAALLPGPWNPTLAAKQVATIAELTGGRIAVNIVSGWFSGEFRAIGEPWLDHDERYRRSEEFIRSLKGIWTQDNFSFRGDFYRYADYTLKPKPSAGLPEIFQGGSSRAARDMAARVSDWYFTNGNTPENIRAQVEDVQAKARENGHAVRIGVNAFVIARDTEAEARAVLQEIIDHADPEAVKAFGHEVKNAGKASPEGEGNWAKSSFEDLVQYNDGFKTNLIGTPDQIAERIVALKDVGVDLALLGFLHFQEDVQYFGAHVIPRVRALEAARERRAEAA, encoded by the coding sequence ATGGCCGTCAGCACGCGCGGGTCCGAGCCGATCCGTTTCGCCTACTGGGTCCCGAACGTCTCGGGCGGCCTGGTGATCAGCAAGATTCCCCAGCGAACGAGCTGGGACGCGGACTACAACCGGCGCCTCGCCCAGATCGCCGAGGCGGCGGGCTTCGACTACGCGCTGACGCAGATCCGCTTCACGGCGGGCTACGGCGCCGAGTACCAGCACGAATCGGTCGCCTTCAGCCACGCGCTGCTCGCCGCGACGAGCCGGCTCAAGGTCATCGCCGCGCTGCTGCCCGGCCCCTGGAACCCGACGCTGGCCGCCAAGCAGGTGGCGACGATCGCCGAGCTGACGGGCGGGCGCATCGCCGTCAACATCGTGTCGGGCTGGTTCTCGGGCGAGTTCCGGGCGATCGGCGAGCCCTGGCTCGACCACGACGAGCGCTACCGCCGCTCCGAGGAGTTCATCCGGAGCCTGAAGGGGATCTGGACGCAGGACAATTTCAGCTTCCGCGGCGACTTCTACCGCTACGCGGACTACACGCTGAAGCCGAAGCCGAGCGCGGGCCTGCCCGAGATCTTCCAGGGCGGCTCGTCCCGCGCGGCGCGCGACATGGCCGCCCGGGTCTCGGACTGGTACTTCACCAACGGCAACACGCCGGAGAACATCCGGGCGCAGGTGGAGGACGTGCAGGCCAAGGCCCGCGAGAACGGGCACGCGGTCAGGATCGGCGTGAACGCCTTCGTGATCGCGCGCGACACGGAAGCGGAGGCCCGCGCCGTCCTGCAGGAGATCATCGACCACGCCGACCCGGAGGCGGTGAAGGCCTTCGGCCACGAGGTGAAGAATGCCGGCAAGGCGAGCCCCGAGGGCGAGGGCAACTGGGCGAAATCGAGCTTCGAGGATCTCGTCCAGTACAACGACGGCTTCAAGACGAACCTCATCGGCACGCCGGACCAGATCGCCGAGCGCATCGTGGCGCTGAAGGATGTCGGCGTCGATCTCGCCCTGCTCGGCTTCCTGCACTTCCAGGAAGACGTCCAGTATTTCGGCGCGCACGTGATCCCGCGGGTGCGGGCGCTCGAGGCCGCCCGCGAGCGGCGCGCCGAGGCGGCCTGA
- the msuE gene encoding FMN reductase, producing MTRPRLVGFSANLQRPSKTRVLVEAVAEEAAARVPLDVRHYDLVDAGTGLGAAWSRDALSLPARRVIEAIEEADVLVVGSPVYKGSFTGLFKHLFDLIPPTALANKPVALVATGGGARHALVVEHAFRPLFGFFNALQIPTTVYGSDPDFTDYQLTDEAVRARAAQAGAELAALATRGTLPGVRIEPQARVAAVAR from the coding sequence ATGACACGACCGAGACTCGTCGGCTTCAGCGCCAACCTGCAGCGCCCCTCCAAGACCCGCGTGCTGGTCGAGGCCGTCGCCGAGGAGGCCGCCGCGCGCGTGCCCCTCGACGTGCGCCACTACGATCTGGTCGATGCCGGCACCGGGCTCGGCGCGGCCTGGAGCCGGGACGCCCTGTCGCTGCCCGCCCGCCGGGTGATCGAGGCGATCGAGGAGGCCGACGTCCTCGTGGTCGGCTCGCCCGTCTACAAGGGTAGCTTCACGGGCCTGTTCAAGCACCTGTTCGACCTAATCCCGCCGACCGCGCTCGCCAACAAGCCGGTGGCGCTCGTGGCCACCGGCGGCGGCGCCCGCCACGCCCTGGTGGTCGAGCACGCCTTCCGCCCGCTCTTCGGCTTCTTCAACGCCCTGCAGATCCCGACCACCGTCTACGGCTCGGACCCCGACTTCACCGACTACCAACTCACCGACGAGGCCGTGCGGGCGCGCGCCGCCCAGGCCGGCGCCGAGCTCGCGGCGCTCGCCACCCGCGGCACCCTGCCGGGCGTGCGGATCGAGCCCCAGGCCCGCGTCGCGGCGGTGGCCCGATGA
- a CDS encoding aliphatic sulfonate ABC transporter substrate-binding protein, whose translation MIARRTLLAGVLAAALPAVARPARAGEPGVLRIGYQKNGILVIARQQGVLEERLKPLGHTVKWVEFSFGPPLLEALSLDGIDFGQTGDAPPIFAQAAGGNLVYAAAQEAAGSGAGILLPKGSAIRTLGDLKGKRVAFAKASSAHNFTVAALEKAGLAYTDIEPVTLAPADAAAAFARGSVDAWTIWDPYFAIAEAGDGVRVLTYATDVARPNTFFLANRGFAERAGPVVAETIAALDGVARWAEANRGEVAAILSKGTGVPLAATRRAVERADYRIGPMNPGVVAEQQRIADRFHAIRLIPKPIRVADAVWTPPTRNG comes from the coding sequence ATGATCGCGCGCCGCACGCTCCTCGCGGGTGTGCTGGCCGCCGCGCTCCCGGCCGTCGCCCGCCCCGCCCGGGCGGGCGAGCCCGGCGTCCTGCGCATCGGCTACCAGAAGAACGGCATCCTGGTCATCGCCCGGCAGCAGGGCGTGTTGGAGGAGCGGCTGAAGCCGCTCGGCCACACGGTCAAGTGGGTCGAGTTCTCGTTCGGACCCCCGCTCCTCGAGGCGCTGAGCCTCGACGGGATCGATTTCGGCCAGACGGGCGACGCGCCGCCGATCTTCGCCCAGGCGGCCGGCGGAAACCTCGTCTACGCCGCAGCGCAAGAGGCCGCCGGCTCGGGCGCCGGCATCCTGCTGCCGAAGGGCTCGGCGATCCGGACGCTCGGTGACCTCAAGGGGAAGCGCGTCGCCTTCGCCAAGGCGTCGAGCGCCCACAACTTCACGGTCGCGGCCCTGGAGAAGGCGGGGCTCGCCTACACCGACATCGAGCCGGTGACGCTTGCGCCCGCCGACGCCGCGGCGGCCTTCGCCCGGGGCAGCGTCGATGCCTGGACGATCTGGGACCCCTACTTCGCCATCGCTGAGGCGGGCGACGGGGTGCGGGTGCTGACCTACGCGACCGACGTCGCCCGGCCCAACACCTTCTTCCTGGCCAATCGCGGATTCGCCGAGCGCGCCGGCCCGGTCGTGGCCGAGACGATCGCGGCCCTCGACGGGGTCGCTCGCTGGGCCGAGGCCAATCGTGGCGAGGTGGCGGCGATCCTCTCGAAGGGCACCGGCGTGCCGCTCGCCGCCACCCGCCGCGCCGTCGAACGCGCCGATTACCGCATCGGCCCGATGAACCCCGGCGTGGTCGCCGAGCAGCAGCGCATCGCCGACCGCTTCCACGCGATCCGGCTCATCCCCAAACCCATCCGCGTCGCCGACGCGGTCTGGACGCCTCCGACCCGCAACGGCTGA
- the ssuC gene encoding aliphatic sulfonate ABC transporter permease SsuC has product MTSTLLSDLGRRAAPWLLPALALTGWQAAVSAGLVSNRFMPAPLDVARAGLAAASTGELWTNLGVSALRALAGFAIGGGIGFALGLANGLSRLSERLTDTSVQMVRNVPHLSLIPLVILWFGIGEEAKLFLVALGVFFPIYANTLHGIRSVDPGLIEMGRVYGMSRAELFRRVVLPGALPSIFVGLRYGLGIMWLTLIVAETISASSGLGYMAMQAREFMLVDVVVLAILIYALLGKLADALTRQLERATLAWNPAYRTA; this is encoded by the coding sequence ATGACCTCCACCCTTCTGAGCGATCTCGGCCGCCGCGCCGCGCCCTGGCTGCTGCCGGCGCTGGCGCTGACCGGCTGGCAGGCCGCGGTCTCGGCCGGCCTCGTCTCCAACCGCTTCATGCCCGCCCCCCTCGACGTCGCCCGAGCCGGCCTCGCGGCGGCGAGCACCGGCGAGCTCTGGACCAATCTCGGCGTGAGCGCGCTCCGCGCGCTCGCCGGTTTCGCCATCGGCGGTGGCATCGGCTTCGCGCTCGGCCTCGCCAACGGGCTGTCGCGCCTCTCCGAGCGGCTCACCGACACCAGCGTGCAGATGGTGCGCAACGTGCCCCATCTCTCGCTGATCCCGCTGGTGATCCTCTGGTTCGGCATCGGGGAGGAGGCCAAGCTCTTCCTCGTGGCGCTCGGGGTGTTCTTCCCGATCTACGCCAACACGCTCCACGGCATCCGCTCGGTCGATCCCGGCCTCATCGAGATGGGCCGTGTCTACGGCATGTCGCGGGCAGAATTATTCCGGCGCGTCGTGCTGCCCGGTGCCCTGCCGTCGATCTTCGTCGGTCTGCGCTACGGACTCGGCATCATGTGGCTGACGCTGATCGTCGCCGAGACGATCTCCGCCTCCTCCGGCCTCGGCTACATGGCCATGCAGGCGCGCGAGTTCATGCTGGTCGACGTCGTGGTGCTGGCGATCCTGATCTACGCGCTGCTCGGCAAGCTCGCCGACGCCCTGACCCGCCAGCTGGAGCGCGCCACCCTCGCCTGGAACCCCGCCTACAGGACCGCCTGA
- a CDS encoding ATP-binding cassette domain-containing protein, with translation MLLDVSRPDAFASPRRGSTRDAASASEAPRVTANRPAPSGRGIAVTVRDLRKAFDGHTVIEDLDLHIPAGQFTAVVGRSGCGKSTLLRLILGLETPSGGRIDLADPAGATRRNAPPKRIMFQDPRLLPWARVVDNVAVGLTGLGSRKERRERALAALAEVGLADKAGQWPATLSGGQRQRVALARALVSGPGLLALDEPLGALDALTRIGMQGLIERIWQQQGFTALLVTHDVAEAVALADRILVVDAGRVALDVRVDVPRPRRRGDPDLAALEGRILEHLLGESPAA, from the coding sequence ATGCTGCTCGACGTTTCCCGACCCGACGCGTTCGCGTCCCCTCGCCGCGGGTCCACACGCGACGCCGCATCCGCCAGCGAGGCGCCCCGCGTCACGGCGAACCGGCCGGCGCCGTCCGGCCGCGGCATCGCCGTGACGGTGCGCGACCTGCGCAAGGCCTTCGATGGCCACACCGTCATCGAGGATCTCGACCTGCACATTCCCGCCGGCCAGTTCACGGCGGTGGTCGGCCGCTCGGGCTGCGGCAAGAGCACCCTGCTGCGGCTCATCCTGGGGCTGGAGACGCCCAGCGGCGGGCGCATCGATCTGGCGGACCCTGCGGGCGCCACCCGCCGCAACGCGCCCCCGAAGCGCATCATGTTCCAGGATCCGCGCCTGCTGCCCTGGGCGCGCGTCGTCGACAACGTAGCGGTCGGGCTCACCGGGCTCGGCTCGCGCAAGGAGCGGCGGGAGCGGGCGCTCGCCGCCCTCGCCGAGGTCGGGCTCGCCGACAAGGCCGGGCAGTGGCCGGCCACCCTCTCCGGCGGTCAGCGCCAGCGCGTGGCGCTGGCCCGCGCCCTGGTCAGCGGGCCGGGCCTGCTCGCGCTCGACGAGCCGCTGGGTGCGCTCGACGCGCTCACCCGCATCGGCATGCAGGGTCTGATCGAGCGGATCTGGCAGCAGCAGGGCTTCACCGCGCTCCTCGTCACCCACGACGTCGCGGAGGCGGTGGCGCTCGCCGACCGCATCCTCGTGGTCGATGCCGGCCGCGTCGCCCTCGACGTGCGGGTCGACGTGCCCCGGCCGCGGCGCCGCGGCGACCCGGATCTCGCGGCGCTCGAAGGCCGCATCCTCGAACACCTGCTGGGCGAGAGCCCGGCCGCCTGA
- the ssuD gene encoding FMNH2-dependent alkanesulfonate monooxygenase, which translates to MTQSTDGRTDVLWFLPTHGDGRYLGSEEGARDVTLDYLRQIAQGADDLGYYGVLLPTGRSCEDSWIVASALVPLTKRLRYLVAVRPGLMEPSAAARMASTLDRISDGRLLINVVTGGDPVELRGDGVFLDHDQRYAVTDEFLSIWRGLMRGDTVSFEGRHLRAENGRLIYPPVQAPYPPLYFGGSSPAGIEVAAEHCDVYLTWGEPPEAVAEKIAAARTAAERRGKTFSYGIRLHVIVRETVSEAWEAAERLISRLDDATIARAQETLKRQDSVGQNRMMALHGGSRDKLVVSPNLWAGVGLVRGGAGTALVGSADQVADRMKAYIELGIDRFILSGYPHLEEAYRFAELVFPKLPLRATTGPATRDRGPVGEVMANDIVPLRRVSAH; encoded by the coding sequence ATGACCCAATCGACCGATGGGCGCACCGACGTCCTCTGGTTCCTGCCGACCCACGGCGACGGGCGCTATCTCGGCTCCGAGGAGGGCGCGCGCGACGTCACGCTCGATTACCTCCGGCAGATCGCTCAAGGTGCGGACGATCTCGGCTATTACGGCGTGCTCCTGCCGACCGGCCGCTCCTGCGAGGATTCCTGGATCGTCGCCTCGGCGCTGGTGCCCCTGACGAAGCGCCTGCGCTACCTCGTGGCGGTGCGGCCCGGCCTGATGGAGCCTTCCGCCGCTGCCCGCATGGCTTCCACCCTCGATCGGATCTCGGACGGACGCCTGCTGATCAACGTGGTCACGGGCGGCGACCCGGTGGAGTTGCGCGGCGACGGCGTCTTCCTCGATCACGACCAGCGCTACGCCGTCACCGACGAGTTCCTCTCGATTTGGCGCGGCCTGATGCGCGGCGACACGGTGAGCTTCGAGGGCCGCCACCTGCGCGCCGAGAACGGCCGGCTGATCTATCCGCCCGTGCAGGCGCCCTACCCGCCGCTCTACTTCGGCGGCTCGTCGCCGGCCGGCATCGAGGTCGCGGCGGAGCACTGCGACGTCTACCTGACCTGGGGCGAGCCGCCGGAGGCCGTCGCGGAGAAGATCGCGGCAGCCCGCACGGCCGCGGAGCGACGGGGCAAGACCTTCTCGTACGGCATTCGGCTCCACGTCATCGTGCGCGAGACGGTATCGGAAGCCTGGGAGGCGGCCGAGCGCCTGATCTCGCGGCTCGACGACGCCACGATCGCCCGCGCGCAGGAGACCCTGAAGCGCCAGGACTCGGTCGGCCAGAACCGCATGATGGCGCTCCACGGTGGCTCGCGCGACAAGCTCGTGGTCTCGCCGAATCTCTGGGCCGGGGTCGGGCTGGTGCGGGGCGGCGCCGGGACCGCTCTGGTCGGCTCGGCCGATCAGGTCGCCGACCGCATGAAGGCATACATCGAACTCGGCATCGACCGGTTCATTCTCTCCGGCTACCCGCACCTGGAGGAGGCCTACCGCTTCGCCGAGCTGGTCTTTCCGAAGCTGCCCCTGCGGGCGACCACCGGGCCGGCGACGCGCGACCGCGGCCCGGTCGGCGAGGTCATGGCCAACGACATCGTGCCGCTGCGCCGGGTGAGCGCGCACTGA